One Microbispora sp. ZYX-F-249 genomic window carries:
- a CDS encoding 3-isopropylmalate dehydrogenase has product MESSNIRLAVIPGDGIGTEVVAEGLKVLNAAGVKSETTEYDLGARRYHATGQTLPDEVLDELRGYDAILLGAVGDPSVPPGILERELLLRLRFELDHYVNLRPVKLFPGVTTPLGEARPEDIDMIVVREGTEGPYAGAGGVMRRGTPQEIATQESFNTAYGVERVARYAFEKALSRPRRKLTLVHKTNVLTFAGDLWARTVDRLSVEYPEVETDYCHVDAASMFFITQPQRFDVIVTDNLFGDILTDIGAAVAGGIGLAASGNVNPARTAPSMFEPVHGSAPDIAGQGKADPTATILSVAMLLDHLGHAEASARVEQAVADDLIERQSAWTARSTREIGDDIAARVAG; this is encoded by the coding sequence CCGAAGGCCTCAAGGTCCTCAACGCCGCGGGCGTCAAGTCCGAGACCACCGAGTACGACCTCGGGGCCAGGCGCTACCACGCGACAGGGCAGACGCTTCCCGACGAGGTCCTCGACGAGCTGCGCGGCTACGACGCGATCCTGCTGGGCGCCGTCGGCGACCCGAGCGTGCCGCCCGGCATCCTGGAGCGCGAGCTGCTGCTGCGCCTGCGCTTCGAGCTCGACCACTACGTGAACCTCCGTCCGGTCAAGCTGTTCCCCGGCGTGACGACTCCGCTCGGGGAGGCCCGCCCCGAGGACATCGACATGATCGTCGTCCGCGAGGGCACCGAGGGCCCGTACGCCGGCGCCGGCGGCGTGATGCGCCGCGGCACGCCGCAGGAGATCGCCACCCAGGAGTCGTTCAACACGGCGTACGGCGTCGAGCGCGTCGCGCGCTACGCCTTCGAGAAGGCCCTGAGCCGGCCGCGCCGCAAGCTGACGCTGGTCCACAAGACCAACGTGCTGACGTTCGCCGGCGACCTGTGGGCGCGCACCGTCGACCGGCTCAGCGTGGAGTACCCCGAGGTCGAGACCGACTACTGCCACGTCGACGCCGCCTCCATGTTCTTCATCACCCAGCCGCAGCGGTTCGACGTGATCGTCACCGACAACCTGTTCGGCGACATCCTGACCGACATCGGCGCGGCGGTCGCCGGCGGCATCGGCCTGGCGGCCAGCGGCAACGTCAACCCGGCCCGCACGGCGCCGTCCATGTTCGAGCCCGTCCACGGCAGCGCGCCGGACATCGCGGGCCAGGGCAAGGCCGACCCGACCGCCACGATCCTGTCGGTCGCCATGCTCCTCGACCACCTCGGTCACGCCGAGGCGTCGGCCCGCGTCGAGCAGGCCGTGGCCGACGACCTGATCGAGCGCCAGAGCGCGTGGACCGCGCGCTCCACCCGCGAGATCGGCGACGACATCGCCGCCCGAGTAGCCGGCTGA
- a CDS encoding branched-chain amino acid aminotransferase yields the protein MTTHLRFDVQLNPQARSAAEREQVLASPGFGQVFTDHMISIDWTEGEGWHDAKLQPYGPLVLDPATSVFHYAQELFEGLKAYRQSNGSIVAFRPYANAARFNQSALRMAMPEIPEDAFVESLELLVQTDRDWVPTTEGHSLYLRPFMIATQPALGVNHPSRSYKYMVIASPAASYFTGGLKPVSVWLSTEYTRAAPGGTGFAKCGGNYAAAFVAQRQAVEEGCDQVVWLDAFEHRWVEEMGGMNLFFVFGDRLVTPALTGTLLPGITRDSILSLAGELGYTVEEGKISIEDWQAGCESGELTEVFACGTAAVVTPVGSVKGVDRSWTVGDGTPGPVTMKIREELVGIQYGSRPDAHHWIHKIC from the coding sequence ATGACCACCCACCTCAGGTTCGACGTGCAGCTCAATCCGCAGGCCCGCAGTGCGGCCGAGCGTGAGCAGGTGCTGGCGAGCCCCGGCTTCGGTCAGGTCTTCACCGACCACATGATCTCCATTGACTGGACCGAGGGGGAGGGCTGGCACGACGCGAAGCTCCAGCCGTACGGTCCGCTCGTCCTCGACCCCGCCACCTCGGTGTTCCACTACGCGCAGGAGCTGTTCGAGGGGCTCAAGGCGTACCGGCAGTCGAACGGCTCGATCGTCGCCTTCCGGCCGTACGCGAACGCGGCGCGGTTCAACCAGTCGGCGTTGCGGATGGCGATGCCGGAGATCCCCGAGGACGCGTTCGTCGAGTCGCTCGAACTCCTCGTGCAGACCGACCGTGACTGGGTGCCGACCACCGAGGGCCACAGCCTGTACCTGCGCCCCTTCATGATCGCCACACAGCCCGCCCTCGGGGTGAACCACCCCTCGCGGAGCTACAAGTACATGGTGATCGCCTCGCCCGCCGCGTCGTACTTCACCGGCGGCCTCAAGCCGGTCTCGGTCTGGCTGTCCACGGAGTACACCCGCGCCGCGCCCGGCGGCACCGGCTTCGCCAAGTGCGGCGGCAACTACGCGGCCGCGTTCGTGGCCCAGCGGCAGGCCGTCGAGGAGGGCTGCGACCAGGTGGTCTGGCTCGACGCGTTCGAGCACCGGTGGGTCGAGGAGATGGGCGGGATGAACCTGTTCTTCGTCTTCGGCGACCGCCTCGTCACCCCGGCGCTCACCGGGACGCTGCTGCCCGGCATCACCCGCGACTCGATCCTCAGCCTGGCCGGCGAGCTGGGATACACGGTCGAGGAGGGCAAGATCTCCATCGAGGACTGGCAGGCGGGCTGCGAGTCCGGCGAGCTCACCGAGGTCTTCGCCTGCGGCACCGCCGCCGTGGTCACCCCCGTCGGCTCGGTCAAGGGCGTCGACCGGAGCTGGACCGTCGGCGACGGCACCCCCGGACCGGTCACGATGAAGATCCGCGAGGAACTCGTGGGCATCCAGTACGGCAGCCGCCCCGACGCCCACCACTGGATCCACAAGATCTGCTGA